The Vicia villosa cultivar HV-30 ecotype Madison, WI linkage group LG1, Vvil1.0, whole genome shotgun sequence genome includes a region encoding these proteins:
- the LOC131616040 gene encoding large ribosomal subunit protein eL22z-like: MGRVDAAGSKGKKKGSTTFTIDCAKPVEDKIMDIASLEKFLQERIKVGGKAGALGDAVTVSREKSKITVTSDSTFSKRYLKYLTKKYLKKHNVRDWLRVIASNKDRNVYELRYFNIAENEGEEED, from the exons ATGGGTCGAGTAGATGCCGCTGGTTCCAAGGGGAAGAAGAAGGGATCTACAACCTTCACCATCGACTGCGCTAAGCCTGTAGAGGACAAGATCATGGACATTGCTTCCCTCGAGAAGTTTCTTCAAGAGAGGATTAAGGTTGGTGGTAAGGCCGGTGCCCTGGGTGATGCTGTTACTGTTTCACGCGAGAAGAGCAAGATCACAGTTACTTCTGATAGTACCTTTTCTAAAAG GTATCTCAAGTACTTGACCAAAAAGTACTTGAAGAAGCACAATGTCCGGGATTGGCTCCGTGTCATTGCTTCTAACAAAGACAGAAATGTTTATGAATTGCGATACTTTAACATCGCCGAGAATGAAGGCGAAGAAGAAGATTAA